Proteins encoded within one genomic window of Haladaptatus sp. QDMS2:
- a CDS encoding arylamine N-acetyltransferase — MNTADYLTRLGLEPTVGDPPTRDALARLQRAHVQSVPFENLSITGDPFGDRPGNGVSLDEAHLYEKIVGRNRGGFCFELNGLFCWLLAELGYDVDRYAARIANDDGTFGPPADHLTLGVALDHPYIVDVGLGIPKLRQPLPADGTTIADAAGFEWRLVESDRPDADFLSQYRKPGQEAWQDRFIFETIPRTMGYFEATCEHFQKAPDSLFNQSPFVMLATENGHARLTPDTSSVSVKDDVTERTIDPTEWETLLEREFGIDTDGVTAW; from the coding sequence ATGAACACCGCCGACTATCTCACCCGTCTTGGGCTCGAACCGACTGTGGGTGACCCGCCGACACGCGACGCACTCGCCCGCCTCCAGCGTGCGCACGTCCAATCAGTTCCGTTCGAGAATCTGTCCATCACCGGCGACCCGTTCGGCGACCGACCGGGAAACGGCGTCTCGCTCGACGAGGCACACCTCTACGAGAAAATCGTCGGGCGTAATCGAGGCGGCTTCTGTTTCGAACTCAACGGTCTGTTCTGCTGGCTCCTCGCTGAACTCGGCTACGACGTGGACCGCTACGCCGCCCGCATCGCCAACGACGACGGGACGTTCGGGCCGCCTGCGGACCACCTCACCCTCGGCGTGGCGCTCGACCATCCCTACATCGTGGACGTAGGTCTCGGCATCCCAAAACTCCGCCAGCCGCTCCCCGCAGACGGCACGACAATCGCGGACGCCGCCGGCTTCGAGTGGCGGCTGGTCGAGAGCGACCGCCCCGACGCAGACTTCCTCTCTCAGTACCGAAAGCCCGGCCAGGAGGCGTGGCAAGACCGGTTCATCTTCGAGACGATTCCCCGGACGATGGGCTACTTCGAAGCCACCTGCGAACACTTCCAGAAAGCCCCCGACTCGCTGTTCAACCAATCCCCGTTCGTCATGCTTGCGACCGAGAACGGCCACGCGCGGCTGACCCCCGACACCTCCTCCGTGTCCGTGAAAGACGACGTGACTGAACGCACCATCGACCCAACGGAGTGGGAGACGCTCCTCGAACGCGAGTTCGGCATCGACACCGACGGCGTGACCGCGTGGTGA
- a CDS encoding NTP transferase domain-containing protein, whose translation MCGGRGTRLNADVEKPLYKICGTRMVDCVVAALDESRVDRVVAVVSPHTPETARHLDDLPQIRAPGEGYVSDLGYALERVSKPVLTVAADLPLLSGVAVDTVLDQFTGESLTVCVPAALKARLGVSADLTFDHEGGPVAPTGVNVVAPTDDERMMLTNDHRLAVNVNRPTDAQIAEAWL comes from the coding sequence ATGTGCGGCGGTCGGGGTACCCGCCTCAACGCCGACGTCGAAAAACCACTCTACAAAATCTGTGGGACGAGAATGGTAGACTGCGTCGTCGCCGCCCTCGACGAAAGCCGCGTCGACCGCGTCGTCGCCGTCGTCTCGCCGCACACGCCCGAAACCGCACGCCATCTCGACGACTTGCCGCAGATTCGTGCCCCCGGCGAGGGCTACGTTTCCGACCTCGGCTACGCGCTGGAGCGGGTGTCGAAACCCGTTCTCACCGTCGCGGCCGACCTCCCGCTCCTTTCGGGAGTTGCCGTAGACACCGTCCTTGACCAATTCACCGGCGAGTCGCTCACCGTCTGCGTCCCCGCCGCGCTCAAAGCGCGTCTCGGCGTGAGCGCCGACCTGACTTTCGACCACGAGGGGGGCCCGGTCGCGCCGACGGGCGTGAACGTGGTCGCCCCGACCGACGATGAACGCATGATGCTCACCAACGACCATCGACTGGCAGTGAACGTGAATCGACCGACGGACGCCCAGATTGCGGAGGCGTGGCTGTGA
- a CDS encoding MoxR family ATPase — translation MDITDASAECNAVLDGVSTAVIAERDFLESVLMGIVGQGHVLIEDVPGTGKTLTARSFAKALGLSFSRIQFTPDLLPSDVTGTHVFNEGDRTFEFTEGPIFANVVLADEINRAPPKTQAALLEAMEEKQVTVDGDTHQLPDPFFVMATQNPVEQEGTFALPEAQVDRFAVKTSIGYPDEDGEFELLKRRAARRVQSPSVERVLTTERVRDLQRAPENVHVDDDLLRYMVAISRETRADPRVRIGVSPRGTQRLFEAARARAVIVGREYVTPDDVKRIARPVLAHRVVLTPDAKISDITKAEIIEDVLESVAVPTID, via the coding sequence ATGGATATCACGGATGCGAGCGCGGAGTGCAACGCCGTGCTAGACGGCGTGAGCACCGCCGTCATCGCAGAGCGCGACTTTCTCGAAAGCGTCCTCATGGGTATTGTCGGGCAGGGCCACGTCCTCATCGAAGACGTGCCCGGGACGGGCAAGACCCTCACTGCCCGGAGCTTCGCGAAGGCGCTCGGCCTGTCGTTCTCGCGCATCCAGTTCACCCCGGACCTCCTCCCCTCTGACGTGACCGGGACGCACGTCTTCAACGAAGGCGACCGAACCTTCGAGTTCACGGAAGGCCCCATCTTCGCGAACGTCGTCCTCGCAGACGAAATCAACCGCGCCCCGCCCAAAACGCAGGCCGCTCTCCTCGAAGCCATGGAGGAAAAACAGGTCACCGTCGATGGGGACACCCACCAGCTTCCAGACCCCTTCTTCGTCATGGCGACGCAGAATCCAGTCGAGCAGGAGGGGACCTTCGCGCTCCCGGAAGCGCAGGTCGATCGCTTCGCGGTGAAAACGTCAATTGGCTATCCCGACGAGGACGGCGAGTTCGAGCTGCTCAAACGCCGGGCGGCCCGCCGCGTCCAGAGTCCCTCCGTCGAGCGCGTTCTCACGACCGAGCGCGTGCGTGACCTCCAGCGCGCCCCCGAGAACGTCCACGTGGACGACGACCTGCTGCGCTACATGGTCGCCATCTCACGAGAGACCCGAGCGGACCCGCGGGTCCGGATTGGCGTCTCCCCTCGCGGAACCCAGCGCCTGTTCGAAGCGGCCCGCGCCCGCGCGGTCATCGTTGGCCGCGAGTACGTCACTCCCGACGACGTGAAGCGAATCGCGCGCCCGGTGCTCGCCCACCGCGTCGTCCTCACGCCGGATGCGAAAATCAGCGACATCACGAAGGCGGAGATCATCGAAGACGTCCTCGAATCGGTGGCCGTACCGACTATCGACTGA
- a CDS encoding cobyric acid synthase: MTRTILVAGTASHVGKSTVAAGLCRALADAGVSVAPFKAQNMSNNARVALSPNGDWGEIGVSQYVQARAARVPPTTDMNPVLLKPRGDGQSQLVIQGEPVGNFEAGAYYESGWQRARAAAEESFARLAAERDVIVAEGAGSIAEINLAARDLANRETAQFADADILLLGDIERGGVFASLYGTLELMPADLRERVVGTAITKFRGDPSLLDSGLEELEARTDIPCLGVLPYDDPGLPEEDSVSLPVEGELATWGADDGVSESDAITIAVPRLPRISNFTDLEPLAAEPGVRIAFLPLDSSLSKADAVVLPGTKNTVDDLLALRGARFDERLRAFDGPVVGICGGFQMLGERLTNVEIESTSERGELPGVGLLPVTTEFRPEKRVTRATVSVEGNGLLAGASGSATGYEIHMGRTTAVGSVSQPLGSESAATDRVLGTYLHGLFENESLRRGFVEAVFSSAGESPPEGTGAQNDPADQAARLVTEHLDSAFLDSICH; the protein is encoded by the coding sequence TTGACGCGAACCATCCTGGTGGCCGGAACGGCGAGTCACGTTGGCAAGAGCACCGTCGCGGCGGGTCTGTGTCGCGCCCTCGCCGACGCTGGCGTCTCGGTCGCCCCGTTCAAGGCCCAGAATATGAGCAACAACGCCCGTGTGGCCCTTTCGCCGAATGGGGACTGGGGCGAGATTGGCGTCTCCCAGTACGTTCAGGCTCGCGCCGCCCGCGTCCCGCCGACGACGGACATGAACCCGGTCCTGCTCAAACCGCGGGGTGACGGTCAGTCGCAACTCGTGATTCAGGGCGAGCCAGTGGGGAATTTCGAGGCGGGTGCGTACTACGAATCCGGGTGGCAACGCGCCCGCGCCGCGGCCGAGGAGTCCTTCGCTCGCCTCGCCGCAGAACGCGACGTCATCGTCGCCGAGGGCGCGGGCAGCATCGCCGAAATCAACCTCGCAGCGCGCGACCTCGCCAACCGCGAGACGGCGCAGTTCGCGGACGCGGACATCCTCTTGCTCGGCGACATCGAACGCGGCGGCGTGTTCGCCAGCCTCTACGGGACGCTCGAACTCATGCCCGCGGACCTCCGCGAGCGCGTCGTCGGAACGGCCATCACCAAATTCCGAGGCGACCCGAGTCTCCTCGATTCCGGTCTCGAAGAACTGGAAGCCAGAACGGACATCCCCTGTCTCGGCGTGCTGCCCTACGACGACCCCGGCCTCCCGGAAGAGGACAGCGTCTCGCTCCCCGTTGAAGGCGAGTTGGCAACCTGGGGCGCAGACGACGGCGTTTCCGAGTCGGATGCAATCACGATTGCCGTCCCGCGACTCCCCCGCATCTCGAATTTCACCGACCTCGAACCGCTCGCGGCCGAACCGGGCGTCCGTATCGCGTTCCTCCCGCTCGATTCCTCGCTCTCGAAGGCCGACGCCGTCGTGCTCCCGGGGACGAAGAACACGGTGGACGATTTGCTCGCGCTCCGTGGGGCCAGATTCGACGAGCGACTCCGCGCTTTCGACGGGCCGGTGGTCGGCATCTGCGGGGGCTTCCAGATGCTCGGCGAACGTCTCACGAACGTCGAAATCGAGAGCACGAGCGAGCGGGGCGAACTCCCCGGCGTTGGCCTGCTCCCGGTGACGACCGAATTCCGCCCCGAAAAGCGTGTGACGCGGGCGACCGTTTCGGTCGAAGGAAACGGCCTCCTCGCTGGGGCGTCTGGTTCGGCAACCGGTTACGAAATCCACATGGGCCGGACGACGGCAGTGGGGTCAGTCTCCCAACCCCTCGGCTCGGAGAGCGCGGCCACCGACCGCGTGCTCGGGACGTACCTGCACGGCCTGTTCGAAAACGAGTCGCTCCGGCGTGGGTTCGTTGAAGCGGTGTTTTCGTCGGCAGGGGAGTCCCCACCTGAGGGAACTGGGGCGCAGAACGACCCCGCAGACCAGGCAGCGAGGCTGGTCACGGAGCACCTGGATTCCGCATTCCTCGACTCGATTTGCCACTGA
- a CDS encoding DUF4129 domain-containing protein: protein MNRQHVALAAIALLSVLALSVAAANLDATAESSPGVGVGSSEIGIGSDDEFSFGGPAPQPQEESSVSPFYRLLSQLVGVFIIVGAVVGIVVLYRDYGIKGPLSVFGVGIFLAVLLYFLLQGGGFDLRSGSGGFGDGGSIQLPGGGSMGEVDATQIATQPAVPTAFAIIFGIVLVLFIFAYTQSVRGDDEDEETVPGAPQVDVSEIGAVAGRAARRIERNGGEPDNEVYRAWKAMTDHLNLPNPATSTPTEFADAAVAAGMESADVAELTRLFEEVRYGGHTPTDERESRAVSALRRIERTYGEGAV, encoded by the coding sequence GTGAATCGGCAGCACGTCGCGCTCGCCGCCATCGCCCTCCTCTCTGTGCTCGCCCTCTCCGTCGCGGCCGCGAACCTCGACGCAACCGCAGAGTCCTCCCCGGGAGTTGGTGTCGGGTCCAGCGAAATCGGCATCGGCTCCGACGATGAGTTCTCGTTCGGCGGCCCTGCGCCCCAGCCCCAGGAAGAGTCGAGCGTTTCGCCGTTCTACCGACTTCTCTCACAGCTCGTCGGCGTCTTCATCATCGTCGGCGCAGTCGTCGGCATCGTCGTGCTCTACCGTGATTACGGCATCAAAGGCCCCCTCTCTGTGTTCGGTGTCGGCATCTTCCTCGCCGTGTTGCTCTACTTTCTCCTGCAAGGGGGCGGGTTCGACCTTCGCTCCGGCTCCGGCGGCTTCGGAGACGGCGGGAGCATCCAGCTTCCTGGTGGCGGGAGCATGGGCGAGGTAGACGCCACGCAGATTGCCACCCAGCCCGCAGTTCCGACGGCGTTCGCCATCATCTTCGGCATCGTGCTCGTGTTGTTCATCTTCGCCTACACGCAGTCGGTGCGGGGCGACGACGAGGACGAGGAGACGGTCCCCGGCGCACCGCAGGTCGACGTGAGCGAAATCGGTGCCGTAGCCGGACGAGCGGCCCGGCGCATCGAGCGAAACGGCGGTGAACCTGACAACGAGGTGTACCGCGCGTGGAAGGCCATGACCGACCATCTCAACCTGCCGAACCCGGCGACGAGCACGCCGACGGAGTTCGCAGACGCGGCGGTTGCGGCGGGCATGGAATCGGCGGACGTGGCCGAACTCACGCGCCTGTTCGAGGAGGTTCGCTACGGCGGCCACACGCCGACCGACGAGCGCGAATCTCGCGCGGTGAGCGCACTCCGGCGCATCGAACGAACCTACGGCGAGGGCGCGGTATGA
- a CDS encoding DMT family transporter, which translates to MRRNLTALLFALLGLLWGASFVAIEIGLDFFPPVLFAALRYYIAGAIMLGYAVSSTARWLPRSRAEWLIAGISGGFLIGGHHAFLYLGQQFVSGAIAAVIISLGPVLTTVFASALLPSERLRLPGLVGLGLGLLGVVIIANPDPQNLLTANVLGIALVFVASVCFALGAVLTRPIRTDFPVQSLQAWGMLLGAALLHLVALARGESMAQIAWTQTGILSLAYLAVGSGAVAFFIYFELLDRLGPIQINLIGYLEPVWATVLSFALLGSLVSAQSVLGFLAIFCGFALVKREALRAGVGTVVARVRQQTDS; encoded by the coding sequence GTGCGCCGCAATCTAACCGCCCTGCTGTTCGCCCTGCTCGGCCTGCTCTGGGGGGCGTCGTTCGTGGCCATCGAAATCGGTCTCGACTTCTTCCCGCCGGTGTTGTTCGCCGCGCTCAGGTACTACATTGCGGGGGCCATCATGCTTGGCTACGCGGTGAGTTCGACTGCGCGCTGGCTACCCCGCTCGCGAGCCGAGTGGCTCATCGCGGGCATTTCGGGTGGCTTTCTCATTGGCGGGCACCACGCCTTTCTGTATCTCGGTCAGCAGTTCGTCTCCGGGGCGATTGCGGCGGTCATCATCAGCCTCGGGCCGGTGTTGACGACGGTGTTCGCGAGTGCGCTGCTCCCGAGCGAGCGCCTGCGTCTGCCGGGCCTCGTCGGCCTCGGTCTCGGCCTCCTCGGTGTCGTCATCATCGCGAACCCCGACCCACAAAACCTGCTCACGGCGAACGTCCTTGGCATCGCGCTCGTGTTCGTCGCCTCGGTGTGTTTCGCCCTCGGTGCGGTGCTCACCCGACCGATTCGCACCGACTTCCCTGTGCAGTCGCTTCAGGCGTGGGGAATGCTGCTCGGCGCGGCGTTACTCCATCTCGTCGCCCTCGCTCGTGGCGAGTCGATGGCGCAAATCGCCTGGACGCAGACCGGTATCCTCTCGCTCGCGTACCTCGCAGTTGGGTCGGGAGCCGTTGCCTTCTTCATCTACTTCGAACTGTTAGACCGCCTCGGCCCGATTCAGATCAACCTCATCGGCTACTTGGAACCGGTCTGGGCGACGGTGCTCAGTTTCGCGCTGCTCGGGTCGCTCGTGAGTGCCCAGAGCGTTCTCGGCTTCCTCGCCATTTTCTGTGGATTCGCCCTGGTCAAACGCGAGGCCCTCCGAGCGGGCGTGGGAACGGTGGTCGCGCGGGTTCGCCAGCAGACAGATTCCTGA
- a CDS encoding ester cyclase produces MATDQSIEQNKDVARRALETLWRGEYDTIDDLCAAEFVGHDTTVEGDIIGPEGIKEYFRAIHAGLSETDYTINEVIAEGDRVVTRGTSKGMHSGELNGIPASNKAIEVNDIVEFRFKDGKIVESWAIPDGLSLMQQVGVIPEQGS; encoded by the coding sequence ATGGCAACAGACCAATCGATAGAGCAGAACAAGGACGTTGCACGCCGCGCACTCGAAACCCTCTGGCGGGGTGAGTACGACACGATAGACGACCTCTGTGCCGCAGAATTCGTTGGGCACGATACGACAGTAGAGGGCGACATCATCGGCCCCGAAGGAATAAAGGAGTACTTCAGAGCCATTCACGCAGGTCTCTCGGAAACGGACTACACGATAAACGAGGTCATCGCAGAGGGCGACCGTGTCGTCACGCGCGGGACGTCAAAGGGGATGCACTCGGGCGAACTCAACGGCATCCCGGCGTCCAACAAGGCCATCGAAGTGAACGACATCGTCGAGTTCAGATTCAAAGACGGAAAAATCGTCGAGTCGTGGGCGATTCCCGACGGGCTCTCGTTGATGCAGCAGGTCGGCGTGATTCCAGAACAGGGAAGCTGA
- a CDS encoding adenosylcobinamide amidohydrolase, giving the protein MFDPTVREGVLRVRQPGARWLSTGWNGGYETADAAFNVSVPEGWERTDLDEYTKARRKRAEFHETGPTLLTGVDMAHLRGARLDGVVAYATAGVSNPATLPMDPSGAPSAPTAEPEAGTVNVVLCTDRALADDALATLLAVVVEAKTATLLAETGFTGTTTDAVVVGSDPAGEEATFAGSATAVGRAARACVREAVQAALTARYADDPEKPMPESVDDAKYGVVTADRATTFDPQNDD; this is encoded by the coding sequence ATGTTTGACCCGACCGTCCGGGAGGGCGTGCTTCGCGTTCGCCAGCCGGGTGCGCGGTGGCTCTCGACGGGCTGGAACGGCGGCTACGAGACGGCAGACGCCGCGTTCAACGTGAGCGTTCCGGAGGGATGGGAACGGACCGACCTCGACGAATACACCAAAGCCCGTCGGAAGCGCGCTGAGTTCCACGAGACCGGCCCGACACTACTAACCGGCGTCGATATGGCGCACCTCCGGGGTGCGCGACTGGACGGCGTCGTCGCCTACGCGACCGCCGGGGTTTCGAACCCGGCGACCCTGCCGATGGACCCCTCGGGAGCGCCGTCCGCTCCGACCGCTGAACCCGAGGCGGGAACGGTGAACGTCGTCCTCTGCACCGACCGGGCGCTCGCGGACGACGCGCTGGCCACCCTGCTCGCCGTGGTGGTTGAAGCGAAGACCGCCACTCTCCTCGCAGAGACTGGCTTCACGGGGACGACCACAGACGCCGTCGTCGTCGGCAGCGACCCCGCCGGTGAGGAAGCCACCTTCGCGGGGAGCGCGACGGCCGTCGGACGCGCGGCGAGAGCCTGCGTTCGAGAAGCCGTGCAGGCAGCCCTCACGGCCCGGTACGCGGACGACCCCGAGAAACCGATGCCAGAGAGCGTCGACGACGCGAAATACGGCGTCGTGACAGCGGATAGAGCGACTACCTTCGACCCACAGAACGATGACTGA
- a CDS encoding DUF58 domain-containing protein, with the protein MRRQLRPDPDELPDLGEILDRKTGRWTGVSVVAFLAGALGVLSNRPAVLLAGVLGVGFAAYAQLRTAPQVSLSVNRTVETDAPEPGDEVEITTIVRNEGTVPLVDLRLTDGVPAGLDVTAGSPRVATALRPGESVTLSYTVEAVRGGHEFRPLLALARNLPGTVERAVQIPCERMVRCVSPLPPVGTFPLRAQTSQYTGQVETDTGGSGIEFFATREYRSGDPLSRIDWNRKARTGRLSTLEFREERAATVVLLIDARKEAYLAPNAEAETAVQRSIDAASHTFVSLLATGDQVGVATLSPTPLWLGPRADDEHRARVREALSTHESLAPTPPTEPFYPSVRVNQLRKRLPGHAQLVLISPMCDDYIASLARRFDAYGHLVTVLSPDPTATKTPGQRLARIERQTRLSNLRAVGIRVIDWPGDESLPATLEKAARRLAQ; encoded by the coding sequence ATGCGCAGACAGCTTCGACCTGACCCGGACGAACTGCCTGACCTCGGTGAGATACTCGACCGGAAAACGGGCCGGTGGACGGGCGTGAGCGTCGTCGCTTTCCTCGCCGGAGCCCTCGGCGTCCTGTCGAACAGACCCGCGGTGTTGCTCGCTGGCGTCCTCGGCGTCGGCTTCGCCGCCTACGCACAGCTTCGAACCGCGCCGCAGGTGTCACTCAGCGTGAACAGAACCGTCGAAACCGACGCGCCGGAACCCGGCGACGAGGTGGAAATCACGACGATTGTGCGAAACGAGGGGACCGTACCGCTCGTCGACCTTCGACTCACTGACGGCGTGCCGGCGGGCCTCGACGTGACTGCGGGGTCGCCCCGGGTCGCCACCGCGTTGCGGCCCGGCGAATCGGTCACGCTCTCGTACACCGTCGAGGCGGTCCGCGGTGGCCACGAGTTTCGCCCACTTCTGGCTCTTGCGCGGAACCTTCCGGGGACGGTCGAACGCGCGGTGCAGATTCCCTGCGAGAGGATGGTTCGCTGTGTGAGTCCACTTCCGCCGGTGGGGACGTTCCCGCTTCGGGCGCAGACTTCCCAATATACCGGGCAGGTCGAAACCGATACTGGAGGTTCGGGCATCGAGTTCTTCGCCACCCGCGAGTACCGGTCGGGCGACCCGCTCAGTCGAATCGACTGGAATCGGAAGGCGCGCACCGGTCGCCTCTCGACGCTCGAATTCCGCGAGGAACGCGCCGCGACGGTCGTGCTCCTCATCGACGCCCGCAAAGAGGCCTACCTCGCGCCCAACGCGGAGGCAGAAACCGCAGTTCAGCGGAGTATCGACGCCGCAAGTCACACCTTCGTCTCGCTGCTCGCGACGGGTGACCAGGTAGGGGTGGCGACGCTCTCGCCGACGCCGCTGTGGCTCGGGCCGCGTGCCGACGACGAGCACCGCGCCCGGGTGCGAGAGGCACTCTCGACGCACGAATCGCTCGCCCCGACGCCGCCGACGGAGCCGTTCTATCCCTCGGTCAGGGTGAATCAACTGCGAAAACGATTGCCTGGTCACGCGCAACTCGTCCTCATCTCGCCGATGTGTGACGATTATATCGCCTCGCTTGCCCGACGATTCGACGCCTACGGCCACCTCGTGACTGTGCTCAGTCCGGACCCGACGGCGACGAAGACGCCCGGTCAGCGACTCGCCCGTATCGAACGCCAGACGCGACTGTCGAACCTCCGCGCCGTGGGGATTCGCGTCATCGACTGGCCGGGTGACGAGTCGCTGCCGGCGACCTTAGAGAAGGCGGCCCGGAGGCTGGCTCAATGA
- a CDS encoding cob(I)yrinic acid a,c-diamide adenosyltransferase, giving the protein MTDSDSNPPTRDDQLENTPGKGRTPTARAIEPSAPEEFGLVQVWWGDGKGKTTAALGMGFRAAGHGYRVHFLQFMKGGASSVEDVRGEYNAIDAFPGFSYETSGSYGWHGFLDGSDDDDHAARARAGLDRARELCWATADANLEGPLAFDDDPEAGVHMLILDEVLYAANRGLVDPDAVVALAENKPPNLELVLTGGHEPPEYVFDAADLVTEVKKHKHPFDASQRARRGTEY; this is encoded by the coding sequence ATGACTGATTCAGACTCGAACCCACCGACGAGAGACGACCAGCTAGAAAACACACCCGGCAAAGGCCGTACTCCAACTGCCCGTGCCATCGAACCGAGCGCCCCCGAGGAGTTCGGCCTGGTGCAGGTGTGGTGGGGCGACGGGAAGGGAAAGACCACCGCCGCCCTCGGCATGGGCTTTCGCGCCGCCGGCCACGGCTATCGCGTCCACTTTCTGCAGTTCATGAAAGGCGGGGCGTCGAGCGTCGAGGACGTTCGCGGGGAGTACAACGCCATCGACGCCTTCCCCGGGTTCAGTTACGAAACGTCCGGGAGTTACGGCTGGCACGGCTTCCTCGACGGCAGCGACGACGACGACCACGCCGCCCGCGCCAGGGCCGGGCTCGACCGGGCGCGAGAACTGTGCTGGGCGACCGCGGACGCCAACCTCGAGGGGCCGCTCGCATTCGACGACGACCCCGAAGCGGGCGTCCACATGCTCATCTTAGACGAGGTGCTGTACGCGGCAAATCGCGGGCTCGTGGACCCGGACGCCGTGGTCGCGCTCGCGGAGAACAAACCGCCGAACCTCGAACTCGTCCTCACCGGGGGCCACGAACCGCCCGAGTACGTCTTCGACGCGGCGGACCTCGTGACCGAGGTGAAAAAGCACAAACACCCCTTCGACGCCAGCCAGCGCGCCCGGCGTGGGACGGAGTATTGA
- a CDS encoding PHP domain-containing protein, which produces METTISVRIDPHVHSEGSYDGREPVELILEHASEIGLDGVVVTDHDTIEESRRAAELAPEFDLIGIPGVEVSTKAGHLLAIGVEECPPKGQSFAETVSHIRDLGGIAITPHPFQRTRHGVKKRNLSDCDGIEVYNSMLFTGYRNRRAHKFAERRDYPKIGASDAHYLPNIGRAVTEIHVDESEVSFTEETVDGDRLIDAIREGNTTIHGKRTPIHKSARQYAIGASKKSLYLLTSQLPFLPTIPSAFDQ; this is translated from the coding sequence ATGGAGACCACCATCTCCGTACGAATCGACCCCCACGTCCACTCGGAGGGCTCATACGATGGCCGCGAACCGGTCGAGCTCATCCTCGAACACGCGAGCGAAATCGGGTTGGACGGCGTGGTCGTCACCGACCACGACACCATCGAAGAGTCGCGGAGAGCGGCGGAACTCGCCCCCGAGTTCGACCTCATCGGCATCCCCGGCGTCGAAGTCTCGACGAAAGCTGGCCACCTCCTCGCCATTGGCGTCGAGGAGTGCCCGCCGAAAGGCCAGTCCTTCGCCGAGACCGTCTCGCACATCCGCGACCTCGGCGGCATCGCCATCACCCCCCATCCATTCCAGCGCACCCGCCACGGCGTCAAAAAACGCAATCTCTCTGACTGCGACGGCATCGAAGTGTACAACTCCATGCTGTTCACCGGCTACCGGAATCGGCGGGCCCACAAATTCGCAGAGCGACGCGACTACCCGAAAATCGGCGCGAGCGACGCCCACTACCTCCCGAACATCGGCCGCGCCGTCACCGAGATTCACGTCGACGAATCCGAGGTGTCGTTCACCGAGGAAACCGTAGACGGCGACCGCCTCATCGACGCCATCCGCGAGGGCAACACCACGATTCACGGCAAACGAACCCCGATTCACAAAAGCGCCCGCCAGTACGCCATCGGCGCGAGCAAAAAGTCACTGTATCTGCTGACTTCGCAGTTGCCATTCCTGCCGACGATTCCGAGTGCGTTTGATCAGTGA
- a CDS encoding threonine-phosphate decarboxylase, with the protein MDPEAVRATGRVPHGSSDDPDVLDFSANTNPLVPSGVREVYAAALERARTYPQEPPAECREAAAAYVGCDASQVVPTPGGLAAIRLAIECTVSPGDSVLVPYPSFGEYAREVRLQGATVSHVPHDELLAADPMGHALAVCCTPNNPTGEAVDPACLREFAVRCRDAGTPLLVDEAFLGFTDHPSLAGEPGVVVARSLTKLFGLPGIRAGFAVAEGDLLDSLLAARRSWNMGTPALDVGAFCMRQTAFVAETRVRVASERDRMASALGEKFTVHPSDAPYLLLDVGDRDVTDLLEHALSHGIAIRDATTFRGLDSHVRVAVRLPDENDELLEVLDV; encoded by the coding sequence ATGGACCCTGAGGCCGTCCGGGCGACGGGTCGGGTGCCCCACGGGAGCAGCGACGACCCCGACGTGCTGGACTTCAGCGCGAACACGAACCCGCTCGTCCCGTCGGGCGTTCGCGAGGTGTACGCTGCCGCCCTCGAACGCGCCCGAACGTATCCGCAGGAACCGCCCGCGGAGTGCCGCGAGGCGGCCGCCGCGTACGTCGGGTGCGACGCGTCGCAGGTCGTCCCGACGCCCGGCGGTCTCGCGGCGATTCGACTGGCCATCGAGTGCACCGTCTCGCCGGGCGACTCCGTACTCGTGCCGTACCCGAGTTTCGGCGAATACGCCCGCGAGGTGCGATTGCAGGGAGCGACTGTCTCGCACGTTCCTCACGACGAACTGCTCGCCGCCGACCCCATGGGCCACGCTCTCGCTGTCTGCTGTACCCCGAACAATCCGACGGGCGAGGCGGTCGACCCGGCCTGTTTGCGAGAGTTCGCGGTGCGGTGTCGGGATGCCGGGACGCCTCTGCTCGTAGACGAGGCGTTTCTCGGGTTCACCGACCACCCGTCGCTCGCGGGTGAACCGGGCGTCGTCGTCGCCCGGTCGCTCACCAAACTGTTCGGCCTGCCCGGCATCCGCGCCGGATTCGCGGTGGCCGAGGGTGACCTGCTTGACTCGCTGCTCGCCGCCCGGCGGTCCTGGAACATGGGTACGCCAGCTCTCGACGTGGGTGCGTTCTGCATGCGCCAGACTGCGTTCGTCGCGGAGACGAGAGTGCGCGTGGCGAGCGAACGCGACCGCATGGCGTCGGCACTCGGCGAGAAGTTCACCGTCCATCCCTCGGACGCGCCGTACCTGCTCCTCGACGTGGGCGACCGGGACGTGACTGACCTTCTCGAACACGCGCTCTCGCACGGCATCGCCATCCGCGACGCGACGACGTTTCGCGGCCTCGACTCGCACGTCCGGGTGGCGGTTCGCCTCCCCGACGAAAACGACGAACTGCTCGAGGTGCTCGATGTTTGA